Below is a window of Tolypothrix bouteillei VB521301 DNA.
TACCCATAAAGCTGGTGACAACAGAGCGGAATGGGCAGTCAATAACCAAGCTGCGACTATCTCTATTCTGATTCATGGAGAATTTCGCTTAAAATTTGAAGATAGGGAAATTTTATTATCACGTGAGGGTGACTACGTTCTCTGGCGTGCGGGTGTACCCCATTCTTGGGTAGCTGAGTCTGACTGCACGATTCTCACTATCAGATGGCCTTCAAAACCAGGTGATAGCGTCTCTACAACACCTAGTAGTAGTTAATAGGGTAGGTAGCTATTTCGTGGGAGCAATTGCCCTCAGAATAAAATTCTGGGGCTACACAAACAAAGTCCACCTACGTGGACTTCTTATCAAGTCCGCATAGGCGTGATTTTAATCACAAGTATATTTTTTCCAAATTGGGATGCTCCCTATTTCGTTGACCTCTACCCCTGTTACTTAACTTATTGGTACAATAAGTCAATAGTTTTGCTATCAACTTAGATGGAATCTGTAAACGAGGATAATACCGAGCTAATATTTTTAAAAGATTTACAGTTAGGATTGTGTAATAACGAGCCTGAAAATGTGCAAGATTTGACTGTACTCTTTGAAATTATGGATGTTATAGAAAATACTATAGAAGTTTTAGAAAAAATTTTCACCGGAGTCAATCAATTCAATAGCACAGTTGCTCAATCTCAAAAAACTAAACAGAAAGATAGTCAATTTATAGAATCTACAGAGCCTAAGTCGGGTGAAACATTGGAAATTGAGGATAGAATAGAGCTTTTATCCGAGCAAGTAGAAACTCTAAAGCAACTGTTGTATTACCGGGAGGTAGAACTACAGGAGATAAGACACGAGTTGCACAATACTAATATGGATTTGTGCGCTGCAATTAATTCCCCTTGGCTATCACTTGATGAGGCTAAAGAATTAGCAAAACAACTTTTGGTAAGTAAAAAGTCCAGCCATGAAATTTTAGCAGAACTGCTCGGTACTATCTGTAATTTGGCGCTTGAACCTTTAGATTTAGAGGACAGAGAAATATCAAATTTTATTAAAGCTTCAATCAACAAGCCAGTCAATTGTAGTCTGACAATTAATTATCAAGGGTCTCTCACCGATATGATAGCGGTGAGAAAGAAAGCAGCGGAAACTCGGGCAAAATCTAAAATGCTTAGAGAGCAGTCTCGTAAAATTCAGGCTCAATCTAGACAGCTTAAAGCTCAATTCATAGAACAGGGAATTAAATTTGTTAGCTCTCAAGCTTCATTCACTGCCCGTCAGCGTAACTTTAGGCGCAGGCGAAAGCTGAAAAAAAATTATCGAGCTGACTAAAGTCAGCTCGATAATTTTGTCGATTTTGAAGAGTTTGCTATTCTATAGCTCATCTTTAGAGAACAAGCCAAAACATTTACTGCTTAACGGATTTCATTGACAAACTAATCCGCTTCAGTTTCTCATTCACTTCCAGCACTTTGACTTTCACGACTTGTCCTACTTTCACAATTTTCTTGGGATCGT
It encodes the following:
- a CDS encoding cupin domain-containing protein, with amino-acid sequence MTKVVFGNAASEGANRWGWFLGHFITPINDPRSTEELEVKWATHKAGDNRAEWAVNNQAATISILIHGEFRLKFEDREILLSREGDYVLWRAGVPHSWVAESDCTILTIRWPSKPGDSVSTTPSSS